In Nicotiana tabacum cultivar K326 chromosome 11, ASM71507v2, whole genome shotgun sequence, a single window of DNA contains:
- the LOC107771344 gene encoding bark storage protein A-like yields MAAKQVIPPFSLILAFAFIPLLVFSAQAVPLERLNSLRVIKSVNKNGPFLGLITVYAPEEEAFFSTGVFRPDPRHPFVDLSGRRFQIGKVAGKKAIYVKCGVGLVNAAAATQQMLDLFDIKGVIHFGISGNANSSMHIGDVTIPYQIAQTGLWDWLKPNATLEPNDFAQFDFKNYNVPKGGDNKLGRVGYSTEQFYSTSGEVNVPQRPVWFNITKNWFNVASHLQGLKLEQCANSTLCLPQIPKLVVGLKGATSNFFIDNAAYTDFLFKTFGVTSLDMESSAVVMTCLSNGYPVIVIRGVSDLAGTQEGDNTIRLFGPLAALNTAKVVISFVKSLPGNYISKF; encoded by the exons ATGGCTGCAAAACAAGTAATCCCTCCATTTTCTCTGATATTGGCTTTTGCATTCATCCCTTTACTTGTGTTTTCTGCACAAGCAGTTCCATTAGAAAGGTTGAATTCTTTAAGAGTTATTAAAAGTGTGAATAAAAATGGTCCTTTCCTTGGTCTTATCACAGTCTATGCAccagaagaagaagctttttttAGTACTGGTGTCTTTAGGCCTGATCCTAGACACCCCTTTGTTGATTTATCAG GTAGACGTTTCCAAATTGGGAAGGTTGCAGGAAAGAAAGCCATTTATGTGAAATGTGGAGTTGGATTG GTGAATGCAGCTGCAGCAACACAGCAGATGTTGGATCTGTTTGACATAAAAGGAGTAATCCATTTTGGTATTTCTGGTAATGCCAACAGTTCTATGCACATTGGAGATGTCACAATCCCATATCAAATTGCACAAACAGGGCTCTGGGATTGGCTG AAACCAAATGCAACTTTGGAACCAAATGATTTTGCTCAATTTGATTTCAAGAATTATAATGTGCCAAAAGGAGGGGATAACAAGTTGGGGCGTGTTGGTTATAGCACGGAGCAGTTTTACTCAACTTCAGGGGAGGTCAATGTACCTCAGAGACCAGTTTGGTTTAATATAACCAAGAATTGGTTTAATGTAGCCTCTCATTTGCAG GGGCTGAAATTGGAGCAGTGTGCAAATTCAACTTTGTGTCTTCCTCAAATACCTAAATTAGTTGTTGGACTTAAGGGGGCAACTTCAAACTTTTTCATTGACAATGCAGCTTACACAGATTTCCTTTTCAAAACTTTTGGGGTTACATCACTTGACATGGAGAGCTCAGCTGTTGTAATG ACATGCTTGTCAAATGGCTACCCAGTTATCGTAATTCGTGGAGTATCAGATTTAGCAGGGACACAAGAAGGAGACAACACAATTAGATTATTTGGACCTTTAGCTGCTCTAAACACAGCCAAAGTTGTTATTAGTTTTGTCAAGTCTCTACCAGGAAACTACATTTCCAAATTCTAG